In the Nicotiana tabacum cultivar K326 chromosome 16, ASM71507v2, whole genome shotgun sequence genome, one interval contains:
- the LOC142170405 gene encoding uncharacterized protein LOC142170405, translating into MEVSLLTQNKLGFIDGSVTRDTYGDTHANLWDRCNAIVKSWIMHNVSRDLLSGVLFRSSAYAIWSDLNERFDKVNASRMYYLHREIFSLTQGTSSVSVYYSKLNDLWDEYDSIMPPPVCCDKSKKFTERQEYQRLWQFFNGVK; encoded by the coding sequence ATGGAGGTTTCGTTGCTAACACAGAACAAATTAGGGTTCATCGATGGATCGGTAACGCGTGATACTTATGGAGACACTCATGCAAATCTATGGGACCGCTGCAATGCTATTGTGAAGTCATGGATAATGCACAATGTGAGCCGCGATTTGCTGAGTGGAGTATTATTCCGGTCAAGTGCATATGCAATCTGGTCGGATCTCAACGAACGATTTGATAAGGTTAATGCATCGAGAATGTACTACTTACACAGGGAGATTTTTTCATTAACACAAGGTACATCTTCTGTTTCAGTTTACTACTCAAAATTGAACGATCTATGGGATGAGTATGATTCGATTATGCCTCCACCTGTTTGTTGTGATAAGTCAAAGAAATTTACTGAACGACAGGAGTATCAACGTTTATGGCAGTTTTTTAATGGGGTTAAATGA